Proteins encoded together in one Bradyrhizobium sp. CB82 window:
- a CDS encoding secondary thiamine-phosphate synthase enzyme YjbQ — MTSTTRSAPSTVQATTIASSLLTVHTSGRGFVDLTAEAAKFVRDVQAREGALTLFIRHTSASLTIQENADPSVLVDLTTALSRLAPENAGWVHDTEGPDDMPAHIKTMLTETSLQVPVLNGALALGTWQAIYLVEHRAQPHRREIVLQFIGQAN; from the coding sequence ATGACATCGACGACGCGCTCCGCGCCATCCACCGTGCAAGCCACGACGATCGCATCATCGTTGCTGACGGTGCACACCTCAGGCCGCGGCTTCGTCGACCTCACGGCGGAGGCGGCAAAATTCGTGCGCGACGTTCAGGCGCGTGAGGGCGCATTGACGCTGTTCATCCGTCATACCTCGGCGTCGTTGACGATCCAGGAAAATGCCGATCCTTCCGTGCTCGTCGACCTCACCACGGCGCTGTCGCGGCTCGCGCCGGAAAATGCCGGCTGGGTGCATGACACCGAGGGCCCCGACGATATGCCGGCGCATATCAAGACCATGCTGACCGAGACATCGCTCCAGGTGCCGGTCCTGAACGGCGCCCTCGCGCTCGGCACCTGGCAGGCGATCTATCTGGTCGAGCATCGTGCGCAGCCGCACCGTCGCGAAATCGTGCTGCAATTCATCGGCCAGGCGAACTGA
- a CDS encoding AtpZ/AtpI family protein: protein MTTGTGHGENGNGDKSPEEAALSERLGSLNQRLSEFRDRKIKTEQPAGDGGDGAARASAMALGFRLSSELIAGVIVGAGIGWGFDRLLSTSPFGFIVFTLLGFVAGVVNVVRSAGAGQNRRSGS, encoded by the coding sequence ATGACCACAGGCACGGGGCACGGCGAGAATGGAAATGGCGATAAGTCGCCCGAGGAGGCTGCGCTTTCCGAACGGCTCGGAAGTCTTAATCAGCGGTTGTCCGAATTTCGCGACCGCAAGATCAAGACCGAGCAACCCGCAGGTGACGGTGGAGACGGAGCGGCCAGAGCCTCGGCGATGGCGCTTGGTTTCCGGCTATCCTCCGAGTTGATCGCCGGCGTCATTGTCGGAGCGGGGATTGGCTGGGGGTTCGACCGCTTGCTGTCGACGTCGCCTTTCGGATTTATCGTGTTCACGCTGCTGGGCTTCGTGGCCGGCGTGGTGAATGTGGTGAGATCGGCGGGCGCGGGTCAAAACAGGCGCAGCGGTTCGTAG
- a CDS encoding F0F1 ATP synthase subunit A, whose translation MKIDPIHQFNIEPLFTIGHIGNHTIAFTNSSLYMLVAVALISILMLASGTQLVPGRLQSIAEISYEFVASTIRSTAGAEGMKFFPLIFSLFMFICVSNLVGIIPYTFTISSHLIVTAALALLVFFTVLIYGVYKNGLKFFKIFVPHGVPGYILPLVMFIEILSFFLRPVSHSVRLFANMLAGHIALKVFAGFVAMLGVSLGAIGWIGGVLPLALTVALTALELLVAFLQAYVFAILTCIYLNDAIHPGH comes from the coding sequence ATGAAAATCGATCCGATCCACCAGTTCAACATCGAGCCTCTCTTCACGATCGGCCATATCGGCAACCACACGATCGCCTTCACAAATTCATCGCTCTACATGCTGGTGGCGGTGGCGCTGATCTCGATCCTGATGCTTGCCAGCGGCACGCAGCTCGTCCCCGGGCGCCTGCAGTCGATCGCCGAAATCTCCTACGAGTTCGTCGCCTCGACCATCCGCTCGACCGCCGGCGCGGAAGGCATGAAGTTCTTCCCGCTCATCTTCTCGCTGTTCATGTTCATCTGTGTCTCGAACCTGGTCGGCATCATTCCCTACACGTTCACGATCTCGAGCCACCTGATCGTGACCGCGGCGCTCGCGCTTCTGGTGTTCTTCACGGTCCTGATCTACGGCGTCTACAAGAACGGTCTGAAATTCTTCAAGATATTCGTCCCGCACGGTGTTCCCGGCTACATCCTGCCGCTGGTGATGTTCATCGAGATCCTGTCCTTCTTCCTGCGGCCGGTCTCGCACAGCGTGCGTCTGTTCGCCAACATGCTGGCCGGCCACATCGCGCTGAAGGTGTTCGCGGGATTCGTCGCCATGCTCGGAGTCTCGCTCGGCGCCATCGGCTGGATCGGCGGCGTGCTGCCGCTCGCGCTCACCGTCGCGCTCACCGCGCTGGAGCTGCTGGTCGCGTTCCTCCAGGCCTATGTGTTCGCGATCCTGACCTGCATCTACCTCAACGACGCCATTCATCCGGGACACTGA
- a CDS encoding F0F1 ATP synthase subunit C, producing the protein MDPAAAKLIGAGIACIGMGGAGVGVGVIFGNYLAAAVRNPSAAQGQFGNLIFGFAVTEALGIFSLLIALLLLFVPL; encoded by the coding sequence ATGGATCCGGCAGCAGCAAAACTTATCGGCGCGGGCATCGCGTGCATCGGCATGGGCGGTGCGGGCGTCGGCGTGGGCGTGATCTTCGGCAACTACCTCGCCGCAGCCGTGCGCAATCCGTCGGCTGCGCAGGGTCAGTTCGGCAACCTGATCTTCGGCTTCGCCGTGACCGAAGCGCTCGGCATCTTCTCGCTGCTGATCGCGCTGCTTCTGCTGTTCGTTCCGCTCTGA
- a CDS encoding F0F1 ATP synthase subunit B, translated as MAESHGGAKGPQANAHTEAEGGHHGGGFPPFESSTFASQLVSLAIFFVALYLIVSRLALPRIGGAIEARQNKIDADLAEAQKLKDQSDAALKAYEGELASARSRAQAISNETREKSNAQAEAERKSLEEQLAKKLAEAEKAIASTRATAMSNVRGIAADAAGTIVHQLTGVVPDAASVNAAVDSSLKG; from the coding sequence ATGGCTGAGAGTCATGGCGGGGCGAAAGGCCCACAGGCCAATGCCCACACCGAGGCCGAGGGTGGTCATCACGGCGGCGGCTTTCCGCCGTTCGAGAGCAGTACCTTCGCGTCGCAGCTGGTGTCGCTCGCGATCTTCTTCGTCGCGCTCTATCTGATCGTGTCCCGTCTCGCCCTGCCGCGCATCGGCGGCGCGATCGAGGCGCGTCAGAACAAGATCGACGCTGATCTGGCCGAAGCGCAGAAGCTGAAGGACCAGTCCGACGCGGCGCTGAAGGCCTATGAGGGCGAGCTCGCTTCGGCGCGTTCGCGCGCCCAGGCGATCAGCAACGAGACCCGCGAAAAGTCGAATGCGCAGGCGGAAGCCGAACGCAAGTCTCTGGAAGAGCAATTGGCGAAAAAGCTCGCGGAGGCGGAGAAGGCCATCGCCTCGACCCGCGCCACCGCCATGAGCAACGTCCGCGGCATCGCGGCCGATGCGGCCGGCACGATCGTGCATCAGCTGACCGGCGTCGTTCCCGACGCCGCATCGGTCAACGCCGCGGTCGATTCGTCCCTGAAAGGTTAG
- a CDS encoding ATP F0F1 synthase subunit B (Produces ATP from ADP in the presence of a proton gradient across the membrane. Subunit B is part of the membrane proton channel.), translating into MFFEPEFWVAVAFVILMVVFAYLGIHKTVLTTLDHRAERIKAELDDALRLKQEAAKVLADYKARSASAEREAQDIIANAKAEAERIAAEAKAKMEDFVARRTKTAEGKIALAEAQALADVRAAAAEAAVQAASTILSQSVKGQVADDLLAKGITEVRQKLN; encoded by the coding sequence ATGTTCTTCGAACCTGAATTTTGGGTCGCCGTCGCGTTCGTGATCCTGATGGTCGTGTTTGCCTATCTCGGCATCCACAAGACCGTGCTGACCACGCTCGACCATCGCGCCGAGCGCATCAAGGCCGAGCTCGACGACGCCCTGCGCCTCAAGCAGGAGGCGGCCAAGGTGCTCGCCGACTACAAGGCCCGCAGCGCCAGCGCCGAACGTGAGGCGCAGGACATCATCGCCAACGCAAAGGCCGAAGCCGAGCGCATCGCGGCCGAAGCCAAGGCGAAGATGGAGGATTTCGTCGCCCGCAGAACCAAGACCGCGGAGGGCAAGATAGCGCTCGCCGAGGCCCAGGCACTCGCCGACGTCCGCGCCGCAGCCGCAGAGGCCGCCGTCCAGGCCGCCTCGACCATCCTGTCGCAGTCGGTCAAGGGCCAGGTCGCCGACGACCTGCTCGCCAAGGGCATCACCGAGGTTCGGCAGAAGCTGAACTGA
- a CDS encoding GNAT family protein, translating into MALFRLPSSGPAALAPRGNGLLLRAPQMSDFLQWAHLREGSRDYLTPWEPIWPSDDLTRSGFRRRLRRYAEDIAADRSYPFLIFRELDGAMVGGITLANVRRGIVQAGTIGYWVGQPYAHRGYMTAALRVLLPTLFGELNLHRVEAACIPTNAPSIRVLEKCGFSREGLARRYLCINGVWQDHLLFGLLHEDFRG; encoded by the coding sequence ATGGCCCTTTTTCGCTTGCCATCCAGTGGACCTGCAGCCCTCGCCCCGCGCGGCAACGGGCTGCTGTTGCGTGCGCCGCAGATGTCGGACTTCCTGCAATGGGCGCATCTGCGCGAGGGCAGCCGCGACTACCTGACGCCCTGGGAGCCGATCTGGCCATCCGATGATCTCACCCGCTCGGGCTTCCGCCGGCGCCTGCGCCGGTATGCCGAGGACATCGCCGCGGACCGGTCCTATCCGTTCCTGATCTTCCGGGAACTCGACGGCGCCATGGTCGGCGGGATTACGCTCGCCAATGTCCGCCGCGGCATCGTCCAGGCCGGCACGATCGGCTACTGGGTCGGGCAGCCCTACGCCCATCGCGGCTATATGACGGCGGCGCTGCGGGTGCTGCTGCCGACCCTGTTCGGCGAGCTCAACCTGCACCGGGTGGAGGCGGCCTGCATCCCTACCAATGCGCCGTCGATCCGGGTGCTGGAGAAGTGCGGCTTCTCCCGCGAGGGGCTGGCGCGCCGCTATCTCTGCATCAACGGGGTCTGGCAGGACCATCTGCTGTTCGGCTTGCTGCACGAGGATTTCCGCGGCTAA
- a CDS encoding pitrilysin family protein, which translates to MSVEISKLASGLTVVTDNMPHVETAALGVWAGVGGRDEKPNEHGISHLLEHMAFKGTTRRSSREIVEEIEAVGGDLNAGTSTETTSYYARVMKADVPLALDVLADILANPAFEPDELEREKNVIVQEIGAAQDTPDDVVFEHLNELCYPDQAMGRSLLGTAKTLRGFNRDMLRGYLSMHYRGPDMVVAAAGAVDHRQVVDEVEKRFASFEATPGPKPAPAMFGKGGAKVVHRELEQAHLTLALEGVPQTDQSLFSLQVFTNILGGGMSSRLFQEVREKRGLCYSIYSFHAPYTDTGFFGLYTGTDPADAPEMMEVIVDIINDSVETLTEAEIARAKAQMKAGLLMALESCSSRAEQLARHVLAYGRPQTVQELVARIDAVSVESTRNAARSLLSRSRPAVVALGSGRGLDTAVSFAEGLTRARAKARLH; encoded by the coding sequence ATGAGCGTCGAGATCTCCAAGCTTGCCTCCGGCCTCACCGTCGTCACCGACAACATGCCCCATGTCGAGACAGCCGCGCTCGGCGTCTGGGCCGGCGTCGGCGGCCGCGACGAGAAGCCGAACGAGCACGGCATCTCGCACCTGCTCGAGCACATGGCGTTCAAGGGTACGACCCGGCGCTCCTCGCGCGAGATCGTCGAGGAGATCGAGGCAGTCGGCGGCGATCTCAACGCCGGCACCTCGACCGAGACGACGTCCTACTACGCGCGGGTGATGAAGGCCGACGTGCCGCTGGCGCTGGACGTGCTCGCCGACATCCTCGCCAATCCCGCCTTCGAGCCGGACGAACTCGAGCGCGAGAAGAACGTCATCGTGCAGGAGATCGGAGCTGCGCAGGACACGCCCGACGACGTCGTGTTCGAGCATCTCAACGAGCTCTGCTATCCCGACCAGGCGATGGGCCGCTCGCTGCTCGGCACCGCCAAGACGCTACGCGGCTTCAACCGCGACATGCTGCGCGGGTATCTCTCCATGCATTATCGCGGCCCCGACATGGTGGTGGCCGCCGCAGGCGCGGTCGATCACCGCCAGGTCGTGGACGAGGTCGAGAAGCGATTTGCAAGTTTCGAAGCGACGCCGGGACCGAAGCCGGCGCCTGCGATGTTCGGCAAGGGCGGCGCGAAGGTGGTGCATCGCGAGCTCGAGCAGGCGCATCTGACGCTGGCGCTGGAAGGCGTGCCGCAGACCGACCAGTCGCTGTTCTCGCTCCAGGTCTTCACCAACATCCTCGGCGGCGGGATGTCGTCGCGGCTGTTCCAGGAAGTACGGGAGAAGCGCGGGCTGTGCTACTCGATCTACAGCTTCCACGCACCCTATACTGATACCGGCTTCTTCGGGCTCTACACCGGCACGGATCCGGCGGACGCACCGGAGATGATGGAGGTCATCGTCGATATCATAAATGATTCGGTGGAAACCCTGACTGAGGCAGAGATCGCGCGTGCGAAAGCACAGATGAAGGCGGGCCTGTTGATGGCGCTGGAGAGCTGCAGCTCGCGCGCTGAGCAGCTCGCGCGGCATGTACTGGCCTATGGGCGGCCGCAGACGGTGCAGGAGCTGGTGGCCCGAATCGACGCCGTTAGCGTCGAATCGACGCGAAATGCGGCACGGTCGCTATTATCGCGCAGCCGCCCCGCGGTCGTTGCATTGGGCAGCGGCAGGGGTCTGGACACGGCGGTGTCTTTTGCGGAAGGATTGACCCGGGCGCGAGCCAAGGCGAGGCTCCACTAG
- the thrC gene encoding threonine synthase: MTRYISTRGEAPELGFCDVMLTGLARDGGLYVPLDWPQLSPETIAGFFGRPYWEVAVDVIRPFTAGEISDADLGRMANEAYATFRHPAVVPLRQMSPHQFVLELFHGPTLAFKDVAMQLISRLMDHVLAKRGQRTTIAVATSGDTGGAAVEAFAGLENVDLIVLFPHNRVSNVQQRMMTTTSAANVHALAIEGTFDDCQALVKGMFNHHRFRDTVALSGVNSINWARIVAQVVYYFTSAVAVGAPARQVDFTVPTGNFGDIFAGYVAKRMGLPVRTLRIAANVNDILARTLKTGIYEVRAVHATASPSMDIQISSNFERLMFEASRRDTAGVRRLMESLKQSGRFVLPDATLAAIREEFDAGRADETETSAAIRAAWREAGELIDPHTAVALAVADRDTTDTTVPNIVLSTAHPAKFPDAVESACSMRPQLPAWLDGLMTKSEHMKVMKNDQAEVERFVLSVSRAAKQGVAG; this comes from the coding sequence TTGACTCGATATATCTCCACACGGGGCGAGGCCCCCGAGCTTGGCTTCTGCGACGTGATGCTGACCGGGCTTGCCCGCGATGGCGGGCTCTATGTGCCCCTCGACTGGCCACAGCTTTCGCCAGAGACCATCGCCGGATTCTTCGGCCGCCCCTATTGGGAGGTCGCGGTCGACGTGATCCGTCCGTTTACCGCCGGCGAGATTTCGGATGCCGATCTCGGCCGCATGGCGAACGAGGCTTACGCCACCTTCCGCCACCCGGCCGTGGTGCCGCTGCGCCAGATGTCGCCGCATCAATTCGTGCTGGAGCTGTTTCACGGTCCGACGCTCGCCTTCAAGGACGTCGCGATGCAGCTCATCTCGCGGCTGATGGATCACGTGCTGGCCAAGCGCGGCCAGCGCACCACCATCGCGGTCGCGACCTCCGGCGACACCGGCGGCGCCGCCGTCGAAGCTTTCGCGGGCCTGGAGAATGTCGACCTCATCGTGCTGTTTCCGCACAACCGCGTCTCCAACGTGCAGCAGCGCATGATGACGACGACGAGCGCCGCCAACGTGCATGCGCTCGCCATCGAAGGCACGTTCGATGACTGCCAGGCGCTGGTGAAGGGGATGTTCAACCATCACCGCTTCCGCGACACGGTCGCGCTGTCCGGCGTCAACTCGATCAACTGGGCGCGCATCGTCGCGCAGGTGGTCTACTATTTCACCTCGGCGGTCGCGGTCGGCGCGCCGGCGCGGCAGGTCGATTTCACCGTGCCGACCGGCAATTTCGGCGACATCTTTGCGGGCTACGTTGCCAAGCGCATGGGGCTTCCGGTGCGCACCTTGCGCATCGCCGCCAATGTCAACGACATCCTGGCGCGCACGCTCAAGACCGGTATCTACGAGGTGCGCGCGGTGCACGCCACCGCGTCGCCCTCGATGGACATCCAGATCTCCTCGAATTTCGAACGGCTGATGTTCGAGGCCAGCCGGCGCGACACGGCTGGCGTGCGCCGGCTGATGGAGTCGCTGAAGCAGTCGGGACGCTTCGTACTGCCCGACGCCACGCTTGCTGCGATCCGCGAGGAATTCGACGCCGGCCGCGCGGACGAGACCGAAACCTCGGCTGCGATCCGTGCCGCCTGGCGCGAGGCCGGCGAGCTCATCGATCCCCATACCGCGGTGGCGCTGGCCGTGGCCGACCGCGACACCACGGATACGACGGTGCCCAACATCGTACTGTCCACCGCGCATCCCGCCAAATTCCCCGACGCTGTCGAGTCCGCCTGCAGCATGCGGCCGCAATTGCCGGCCTGGCTCGACGGCTTGATGACCAAATCCGAACACATGAAGGTGATGAAGAACGATCAGGCCGAGGTGGAGCGGTTCGTGTTGTCGGTCAGCCGTGCCGCAAAGCAGGGAGTTGCCGGATGA
- a CDS encoding response regulator transcription factor, whose product MQDIVKSATRILIVDDHPVVVFGCRSLFASDHSIRIEEASDAKSGHRAFVSKRPDITLIDISLPDVSGFELMRRIRKDDPDAKIIMLSTNDDPTFVVRAVEMGAQGYVSKGDDTRILVKAVRKVAAGDNFISPQLAEAVTFSGATIKANPASQMTPRELEILRLLGRGDKIVEVAEALGISYKTVANTTSLLKQKLGAKNHSDLIRIAVAIGMN is encoded by the coding sequence ATGCAAGACATCGTCAAGTCGGCTACGCGGATATTGATCGTCGACGACCACCCGGTCGTCGTCTTCGGTTGCAGGTCGCTGTTCGCGTCAGATCACTCGATCCGGATCGAGGAGGCCAGTGACGCAAAGTCCGGTCACCGCGCCTTCGTCAGCAAACGTCCCGACATCACCCTCATCGACATCAGCCTGCCCGACGTTTCCGGCTTCGAATTGATGCGCCGTATCCGCAAGGACGATCCGGACGCCAAGATCATCATGCTCAGCACCAACGACGATCCGACCTTCGTGGTCCGGGCGGTCGAGATGGGTGCGCAGGGTTATGTCTCCAAGGGCGACGACACCAGGATCCTGGTCAAGGCGGTACGCAAGGTCGCGGCCGGCGACAATTTCATCTCGCCGCAGCTGGCGGAGGCCGTGACCTTTTCCGGCGCGACGATCAAGGCGAACCCGGCCTCGCAGATGACCCCGCGGGAACTGGAAATCCTGCGGCTGCTCGGCCGCGGCGACAAGATCGTCGAGGTCGCCGAAGCGCTCGGCATCTCCTACAAGACCGTCGCGAACACCACGTCGCTGTTGAAGCAAAAGCTTGGCGCGAAAAACCACTCCGACCTGATCCGGATTGCGGTGGCGATCGGGATGAACTGA
- a CDS encoding nuclear transport factor 2 family protein — MSDFDQMGIVVDWLDACRKGDLRSLIDLYTDDASLECQCGSTHLYRGRSELEAYWGSRLGALSSAGFGLEDISPAPQGVELEYSIAGSLRIRASFGFSADGKISRTTCTPAPRNPMDCSAC; from the coding sequence GTGAGTGACTTCGATCAGATGGGCATTGTCGTCGACTGGCTGGACGCCTGTCGCAAGGGCGACCTCAGGTCGCTGATCGATCTCTATACCGATGATGCCAGCCTCGAATGCCAATGCGGGAGCACGCATCTCTACCGCGGCCGCAGCGAGCTCGAAGCCTATTGGGGATCGCGGCTCGGCGCGCTCTCGTCTGCCGGATTCGGTCTCGAGGACATCAGCCCCGCGCCGCAGGGTGTCGAGCTCGAATATTCGATCGCCGGCTCGTTGCGCATCCGCGCCAGCTTCGGCTTCAGCGCCGATGGCAAGATATCCCGGACCACCTGCACGCCGGCGCCACGGAATCCGATGGATTGCTCGGCATGCTGA
- a CDS encoding SURF1 family protein: MNGTATRRRGVTGFGLFTLAMIAAFIALGVWQLQRRVAKHELIAALTERLAASPIALPPPAQWSTLNAADDEFRRVSFTATYAPLPDAMVYSSGSAVRKDASGPGTWAFLPARLPTGEMIVIDAGFVENTMQDRSVEDRAVTKLVTGGPVTLTGYLRFPEEAGWLTPAENRDRRLWFVRDHHLMASALGWGAVAPFYVDLEQPAPENGIPRPRPLDVHLKDDHLQYAITWFTLAGAVLIAFGVWLRGRRRN, encoded by the coding sequence ATGAACGGGACCGCGACGCGCCGCCGCGGCGTGACGGGCTTTGGCCTGTTCACGCTCGCCATGATCGCAGCCTTCATCGCTCTCGGTGTCTGGCAATTGCAGCGCCGCGTCGCCAAGCATGAGTTGATCGCGGCGCTGACAGAGCGGCTTGCGGCATCGCCCATCGCGCTGCCGCCGCCCGCACAGTGGAGCACGCTCAACGCGGCCGATGACGAGTTTCGCCGCGTGAGCTTCACCGCGACCTACGCGCCACTTCCCGACGCCATGGTCTACAGCTCCGGCTCGGCCGTGCGCAAAGATGCCTCCGGTCCCGGCACCTGGGCCTTCCTGCCGGCACGGCTGCCGACCGGCGAGATGATCGTGATCGATGCCGGCTTCGTCGAGAACACGATGCAGGATCGGTCCGTCGAGGATCGTGCTGTAACCAAGCTCGTCACCGGCGGGCCGGTCACGCTCACCGGGTACTTGCGTTTTCCGGAAGAGGCGGGCTGGCTCACGCCCGCGGAGAACCGCGACCGTCGGCTCTGGTTCGTGCGCGATCATCATCTGATGGCGAGTGCGCTCGGCTGGGGCGCGGTCGCACCGTTCTACGTCGATCTGGAACAGCCTGCGCCCGAGAACGGCATCCCGCGTCCCCGTCCGCTCGACGTGCATCTCAAAGATGACCACCTGCAATACGCCATCACCTGGTTTACACTCGCAGGCGCGGTGCTGATCGCATTCGGCGTGTGGCTACGAGGACGGCGGCGGAACTGA
- a CDS encoding DUF983 domain-containing protein, with protein MTEYPPTTVLQSAMRGLACKCPRCGQGKLYAGFLTLAPSCEICGLDYAFIDSGDGPAIFIIMLAGAIVVACALIVEVKYQPPFWLHAALWLPLILVTTLLPLRSMKSLLIALQFHHKAAPGRLVDRAK; from the coding sequence ATGACCGAGTATCCTCCCACGACCGTTCTCCAGAGCGCGATGCGCGGGCTCGCCTGCAAATGCCCGCGCTGCGGACAGGGCAAGCTCTATGCGGGCTTCCTCACGCTCGCTCCGTCGTGTGAGATTTGCGGCCTCGATTACGCCTTCATCGATTCCGGCGACGGGCCGGCGATCTTCATCATCATGCTGGCCGGCGCCATCGTGGTGGCTTGCGCGCTGATCGTCGAGGTCAAGTACCAGCCGCCGTTCTGGCTGCATGCGGCACTGTGGTTGCCGCTGATCCTGGTCACCACACTGTTGCCGTTGCGGTCGATGAAGTCGCTGCTGATCGCGCTGCAGTTCCACCACAAGGCGGCGCCGGGCCGATTGGTCGACCGCGCGAAATGA
- a CDS encoding cytochrome c oxidase subunit 3 yields MATAQGKHHDYHLVDPSPWPAVGSVSAFVMAFGAIAWMHHMFAAAPIIFGIGTVGVLYTMASWWGDVIKEAQYKGDHTRVVQLHHRYGMILFIASEVMFFVAWFWAFFNSALFPADPVHATRDAVFGCGLGTQMGACSVPGTWPPHGIETFDPWHLPLLNTLILLTSGTTATWAHHALLENDRQGLKYGLILTILLGATFTCVQAYEYSHAAFSFAGNIYGATFFMATGFHGFHVLVGTVFLLVCLARAYAGHFTPKQHLGFEFAAWYWHFVDVVWLFLFICIYVWGRGAETMAHGAH; encoded by the coding sequence ATGGCGACCGCGCAAGGCAAGCATCACGACTATCACCTGGTCGATCCGTCTCCGTGGCCGGCCGTCGGCTCGGTCTCGGCCTTCGTCATGGCATTCGGCGCCATCGCCTGGATGCACCACATGTTCGCGGCCGCGCCGATCATCTTCGGCATCGGCACCGTCGGTGTGCTCTACACCATGGCGAGCTGGTGGGGCGACGTGATCAAGGAAGCCCAGTACAAGGGCGACCACACCCGCGTCGTGCAGCTGCACCACCGCTACGGCATGATCCTGTTCATCGCCTCCGAGGTGATGTTCTTCGTCGCCTGGTTCTGGGCCTTCTTCAATTCGGCGCTGTTCCCGGCTGATCCCGTCCACGCCACGCGCGATGCCGTGTTCGGCTGCGGCCTTGGCACCCAGATGGGCGCCTGCAGCGTGCCCGGCACCTGGCCGCCGCATGGCATCGAGACCTTCGATCCCTGGCACCTGCCGCTCCTGAACACGCTGATCCTCCTGACCTCCGGCACCACCGCGACCTGGGCGCACCATGCGCTGCTGGAGAACGACCGCCAGGGCCTCAAGTACGGTCTGATCCTCACCATCCTCCTGGGCGCGACCTTCACCTGCGTGCAGGCCTATGAGTACAGCCACGCCGCGTTCTCCTTCGCGGGCAACATCTACGGCGCGACCTTCTTCATGGCGACCGGCTTCCACGGTTTCCACGTGCTGGTCGGCACCGTCTTCCTGCTGGTGTGCCTGGCGCGCGCCTATGCCGGTCATTTCACGCCGAAGCAGCATCTCGGGTTCGAGTTCGCCGCCTGGTACTGGCATTTCGTCGACGTGGTCTGGCTGTTCCTGTTCATCTGCATCTACGTCTGGGGTCGCGGCGCCGAGACCATGGCGCACGGCGCGCACTAA
- a CDS encoding cytochrome c oxidase assembly protein — MDQKPTISRDEGRRATKGRGLSNGLGRDALVASICGGVVALMVGASYAAVPFYNWFCRATGFNGTTQVATSAPASGPVARKIAVRFDANVAPGLPWRFEPEQTEIEVNIGQVTTIYYTVTNQAARTTAGQAAYNVAPLTVGSYFQKINCFCFTEQTMAPGEKREMPVVFYVDPSIIDDHDNDGLGTITLSYTFYPVREPAVKPLAAGDDDKRKGNL; from the coding sequence ATGGATCAGAAGCCGACCATATCGCGGGATGAGGGCCGGAGGGCCACGAAGGGCCGTGGTCTTTCTAATGGTCTTGGCCGCGACGCGCTGGTCGCCTCGATCTGCGGCGGCGTGGTCGCGCTGATGGTCGGTGCCTCCTACGCTGCCGTGCCGTTCTACAATTGGTTCTGCCGCGCCACCGGTTTCAACGGAACGACGCAGGTCGCGACCTCCGCACCGGCGAGCGGTCCCGTCGCGCGCAAGATCGCGGTGCGCTTCGATGCCAACGTCGCGCCGGGCCTGCCCTGGAGGTTCGAACCGGAGCAGACCGAGATCGAAGTCAATATCGGCCAGGTCACGACCATCTACTACACCGTGACCAACCAGGCCGCACGCACGACGGCAGGGCAAGCGGCCTACAACGTCGCGCCGCTGACGGTCGGGTCCTATTTCCAGAAGATCAACTGCTTCTGCTTCACCGAGCAGACCATGGCGCCCGGCGAGAAGCGGGAGATGCCCGTGGTGTTCTATGTCGATCCATCGATCATCGACGACCACGACAATGACGGGCTGGGCACGATCACGCTGTCCTATACGTTCTATCCGGTGCGCGAGCCGGCGGTGAAGCCGCTCGCAGCCGGCGATGACGACAAGCGCAAAGGCAATCTTTGA
- a CDS encoding CoxF protein, whose protein sequence is MADKPEPDGIVLTEAQKKSRRQRSIAIALALGVLVVLFFAVTMVKGPAVLVRPL, encoded by the coding sequence ATGGCCGACAAACCCGAGCCAGATGGAATCGTCCTCACCGAGGCGCAGAAGAAGAGCCGCCGTCAGCGCTCGATTGCGATCGCGCTCGCGCTCGGCGTGCTCGTCGTGCTGTTTTTCGCGGTCACCATGGTCAAGGGACCGGCGGTGCTAGTTCGGCCATTGTAG